In Castor canadensis chromosome 11, mCasCan1.hap1v2, whole genome shotgun sequence, a single genomic region encodes these proteins:
- the Kiss1 gene encoding metastasis-suppressor KiSS-1 yields the protein MNSLVSWQILLFLYATSFGEPLAKVAPVENPRPVGQRLGPLALMVPWEQGLRCAERKGPSRREASLCPPSESSAGPQRSSLCVPRSRLIPAPRGAVLVQREKDLSTYNWNSFGLRYGKRQAAPGGREGGAAQR from the exons ATGAACTCACTGGTTTCTTGGCAGATCCTGCTTTTCCTCTATGCCACCTCTTTCGGGGAGCCATTGGCAAAGGTGGCACCTGTGGAGAATCCTAGACCTGTAG GCCAGCGACTCGGACCCCTGGCTCTCATGGTCCCCTGGGAGCAGGGTCTGCGGTGCGCAGAGAGGAAGGGGCCGAGCCGTCGAGAGGCCTCGCTGTGCCCGCCCAGCGAGAGCTCCGCGGGGCCCCAGCGGTCGAGCCTGTGCGTCCCGCGCAGTCGCCTGATCCCCGCGCCCCGGGGCGCCGTGCTGGTGCAGCGGGAAAAGGACCTGTCCACCTACAACTGGAACTCCTTCGGCCTGCGTTACGGCAAACGGCAGGCAGCGCCGGGAGGCCGCGAGGGCGGCGCTGCGCAGCGCTGA
- the Golt1a gene encoding vesicle transport protein GOT1A isoform X2 yields the protein MISITEWQKIGVGITGFGIFFILFGILLYFDSVLLAFGNRHKLKGTSFFLGGVVIALLHWPLLGMVLEAYGFFSLFKSFFPLAFGFLGNASNIPFLSALFRSLQGTSSMV from the exons AGATTGGTGTGGGCATCACCGGATTTGGTATCTTCTTCATCCTCTTCGGTATTCTCCTGTACTTTGACTCGGTGCTCCTGGCTTTTGGAAAT cGGCACAAGCTCAAGGGCACCAGCTTCTTCTTGGGGGGCGTGGTCATTGCGCTCCTGCACTGGCCTCTCCTGGGCATGGTCCTGGAAGCCTACGGATTCTTCAGCCTCTTTAA GAGCTTTTTCCCTTTGGCTTTTGGTTTCCTGGGCAACGCCTCCAACATCCCCTTCCTGAGTGCA CTGTTCCGGAGTCTTCAAGGTACCAGCTCAATGGTCTGA
- the Golt1a gene encoding vesicle transport protein GOT1A isoform X1 — MISITEWQKIGVGITGFGIFFILFGILLYFDSVLLAFGNLLFLTGLSLIIGLRRTFSFFFQRHKLKGTSFFLGGVVIALLHWPLLGMVLEAYGFFSLFKSFFPLAFGFLGNASNIPFLSALFRSLQGTSSMV; from the exons AGATTGGTGTGGGCATCACCGGATTTGGTATCTTCTTCATCCTCTTCGGTATTCTCCTGTACTTTGACTCGGTGCTCCTGGCTTTTGGAAAT CTGCTGTTCCTGACCGGCCTCTCCCTCATCATTGGCCTGAGGAGGacgttttccttcttcttccagcGGCACAAGCTCAAGGGCACCAGCTTCTTCTTGGGGGGCGTGGTCATTGCGCTCCTGCACTGGCCTCTCCTGGGCATGGTCCTGGAAGCCTACGGATTCTTCAGCCTCTTTAA GAGCTTTTTCCCTTTGGCTTTTGGTTTCCTGGGCAACGCCTCCAACATCCCCTTCCTGAGTGCA CTGTTCCGGAGTCTTCAAGGTACCAGCTCAATGGTCTGA